In one Nicotiana tomentosiformis chromosome 6, ASM39032v3, whole genome shotgun sequence genomic region, the following are encoded:
- the LOC138894849 gene encoding zinc finger BED domain-containing protein DAYSLEEPER-like: MGGHPSMDDWKNVKVFIKFLEIFYQVTLKFSGTSYVTSNSFFHEIFNLQNFIRKYSHSEDSILSGMAEKMKVKFKKYWGTFESMNKLLFFAIVLDPQYKLKYVEFLFNKSYGSLEGGQQSKKVMDTLTRLYGHYKSSFCETSSDRTGGQTSLMDEIDVLDSDEMWQSQWKKYLADEVNINLNLRSTYSLSPKTVEALICTQQWLRSTYKEYKLEDLLEEIQNLEIVEKEYAGTTLSID; encoded by the exons ATGGGAGGACATCCATCTATGGATGATTGGAAGAATGTTAAAGTTTTTATTAAGTTCCTTGAGATATTCTACCAAGTCACTTTGAAATTCTCAGGAACTTCATATGTTACTTCCAATTCTTTTTTCCATGAGATCTTTAATCTTCAGAATTTTATTCGAAAATATTCTCACAGTGAAGATTCTATTTTGAGTGGCATGGCTGAGAAGATGAAggttaaatttaaaaaatattggggtacTTTTGAGAGTATGAACAAGTTATTATTTTTTGCTATTGTTTTGGATCCACAATATAAGTTGAAGTATGTGGAATTTCTTTTCAACAAGTCTTATGGTAGTTTGGAGGGAGGCCAACAGTCCAAAAAGGTGATGGATACTTTGACTCGCTTGTATGGCCATTACAAGAGTTCTTTTTGTGAGACTTCTAGTGACAGAACTGGTGGTCAAACGAGCTTGATGGATGAAATTGATGTCCTGGACAGTGACGAGATGTGGCAATCACAATGGAAGAAATATTTGGCAGATGAAGTCAATATAAATCTGAACTTGAGAAGTACCTA TTCTTTATCACCGAAGACAGTAGAAGCTCTTATTTGCACTCAGCAATGGTTAAGATCAACTTATAAAGAATACAAGCTTGAAGATCTTTTAGAAGAAATTCAGAATCTTGAGATAGTTGAAAAAG aATATGCTGGCACAACTTTGAGTATTGATTAG